A portion of the Methanolacinia paynteri genome contains these proteins:
- a CDS encoding FKBP-type peptidyl-prolyl cis-trans isomerase has protein sequence MNIVEKGDTVKVLFSSRTSEGIPFESPEEGETETVTIGEGRINPEFEDALTGMSPGEKKTVELPCEKAYGKYRKTLVLRLKRKKLDLAEEPEPGKYLKISLDGKEAGFVKVLKVAGSYIVVDANHPMAGEDMVYELEVVDIISKGDTD, from the coding sequence ATGAATATTGTCGAAAAGGGAGATACTGTAAAAGTCCTATTTTCAAGCAGAACATCGGAAGGTATTCCGTTTGAATCCCCGGAAGAAGGAGAAACAGAGACTGTTACGATCGGTGAAGGAAGGATCAATCCCGAATTTGAGGATGCACTTACCGGCATGTCACCGGGTGAGAAAAAGACCGTAGAACTCCCGTGCGAAAAGGCCTACGGCAAATACAGAAAGACTCTTGTCCTTAGGCTTAAGAGGAAGAAACTCGATCTTGCCGAAGAACCGGAACCGGGAAAATACCTGAAGATCTCCCTTGACGGAAAAGAGGCAGGTTTTGTGAAAGTCCTGAAGGTGGCCGGTTCATATATCGTAGTCGATGCGAATCACCCCATGGCGGGCGAAGATATGGTCTACGAACTGGAAGTCGTTGATATAATCTCCAAAGGAGATACGGATTGA